CGGGCAGGAGTTTCCGGCCAAACCGTCTACCCTGGTTGCCGATTATACCAACACCCTTACCGACGAACAGAAAACCCAGCTGGAACAAAAACTTGTAGCTTTTGATGATTCAACATCGGTGCAGGTTGCGGTAGTGATGATGCAATCTACCGGCGATTATGATATTAATGAATATGCCGCGCTGCTGGGCCGTAAATGGGGCGTGGGGCAGAAAGATAAGAACAATGGCGTGGTGGTGCTGGTGGCGCTTAAAGACCACAAAATGAGCATCCAAACCGGCTATGGCTCTGAAGGGATGCTGCCTGACGCTATTACCCATCAGATTATTGAGAACGATATGAAGCCCAATTTTAAACAGGGCGATTTCTTTGGCGGCTTGAATGCTGCTGTAGATGATATTATCCGTTATAACAAAGGTGAGTACAAGAACGATC
This region of Mucilaginibacter yixingensis genomic DNA includes:
- a CDS encoding YgcG family protein, which encodes MFKKLILSLALVLAIGAAFGQEFPAKPSTLVADYTNTLTDEQKTQLEQKLVAFDDSTSVQVAVVMMQSTGDYDINEYAALLGRKWGVGQKDKNNGVVVLVALKDHKMSIQTGYGSEGMLPDAITHQIIENDMKPNFKQGDFFGGLNAAVDDIIRYNKGEYKNDHPRQKAVKQDDGGPAGFIIIIVIFILIMVFRRRGGGGGNIIGGRGSASPFWWFLAGSMMNGGNRGDGWGGGSSGSGWSGGGGSSGGGGGFGGFGGGSFGGGGSSGSW